In Ptiloglossa arizonensis isolate GNS036 chromosome 6, iyPtiAriz1_principal, whole genome shotgun sequence, the DNA window TTCATCTTCTATGGGTTCCCATAAATTATTATCATCAATTTTATCCTCTGCTTCGTCTTTTACttccttttcattttcttccttAGAAAAATATAATGATCTCTTTGGCAGACAATCAATTTTATTAGCGTGTGCCATTAATGCATTTTTACTAGCCATTTGCTGTGCTTCTTCTAAAGTAGGAAATTGTAAACTTTCGTCTATCTCATCTAATGGTATCAGATCATCATTTTTCCTATTTGGACAATTTCTCGAAAAATGACCAACATCTCCACATTTGAAGCAAGTTGATACACCATGTTTTTCAACAAAGTCAGCTACCTCTAAACTACCTTCACTAGATcccaattctttctttttttgtttccactgattttttttgtactttgaaaaattaaagttttTTTTGCCACGCACAAatactttctttttcaaatttattctcACAAAGTTCTCGTTTACTTTTCCATCTGCcaatttcttttctaatttttctttgttGGTTAACTTCCCATTTGATTTTATAGAAGCAACAAAACTGGCAGTTGAATTATCTATTGTCGAGGAAACTGATTTAGTACATTGTTCAATAAGGTCTCCTTGGTTACTTTTCTTGATGGCAAAACGTGGAACAGCTtgtaaagtttctattgcatataTTGTGGGTTCTTTATCCCTTACACTTTTTGGATCCACAGCTTCAGGCTCTAACAAAGCTTTATCAACATCCAatacattctttttctttctagaGGACTTCTTTGTTCTGATTAtactttctttctcagtttttaaatttattcccttTGCAGAAGTTTCACTCTTTCTtaaatttgttcgtgtctttttTAATACTTTATGTTTAGTATATTGTTTATCATTTACATTGAAATCTGGGTCAGAATTGTCAGATGAGACATGTTTAATTCTTCTAAAAGATTTACGACGTGGTTGTATTTCATTAGATATTTTCTCTGCAGTCTCACTGTTAGGTGTGTTTGTATCATTATTGTAATTGTCACTTTTGTCAGTCAAATTTGTCACATTACTTAAACATTTATCACCTATATTATTACCTTTAATTGTAGGAATACTAGTAGCATTAATGTCATCACATTTCTCTTGTACATTAGAAGTTGTAACGTTCTCAATAAGACTATTTGTGTGATTATCTGTGCAAAGTCTTTTAGCATGATTCTTTTGATCGCTAAATCTTTTTTTGATATTTCTAATACGTTTATGTCTACGTTCTTCTTCCGAGTCACTATTACAAATAAAATCTTCTTCATCCAGTACTTCATCCTGTACTGATCTAGTTGTCACAAGCAGTGGTATATCTTCCTTAGGCGATTGAATACTGGATTCCATTGATTCAATTCCAGAATCACTTGTACCAGAGAGTCTTTGTAAATCAAGCAACGTATATTCCAAATTATTCTGCTTTGTACACCTGTCTAACCAGCCTGGGTTCAAGTTTCTATTAACAATATGACCTTCCATTAATTGCTGAACTGTACTAATCGACTGAGTAGCAGATTTGTGTTCTACATATATAACTTTTACTGGTTCACCAAACACAGGTTTTATTTCTTCATTGGCATCAAAGCTGTCTTTCTTACTTGCATCTAAACATATACTTTGGCCCATATTCTCACTTATGCCAGTGTTAACATCTTTTTCAGATTTACTTTTTATCTTTGACATAGATAATGATTTTCTAGGATTTCTTTTTGTGAAATTTGaacttgtaaatttattttgcgATAATTGAAAGGAAGATTTACTTATTGGTAGAgtttgtttcttcttcgacACTTGTTCATTACTTTTACTTAGATGATCACCCCATACACCTTTTacatttttacattcagatttaTCTATCGTTGAATCATTAACGACAGATTGATTTTTATGACCATAGGGATCTATATTTTCTGTATCCTTTTTACTTATAATTTCTATATCCTCTTTATTTATAGTTTCTACTTGCTTTTTATCTGTATTTCCATCATCTTTTTTATCTGTATTGTCTGTATCTTGTTTATtgttttctataaataatttattatcttcCTTGGTTTCTTCAACCGCTGTCTGCATTGAAGTTATATCAGGAATATTATCTTGTACTTCATCAGAAAATGTAATATCTGTTAGCGTTTCTTCTAAAGCACGTGTTTTTAATTTCCAATACATTTTGTatgattcttttatttttatatcagcTTCTTTAATATCGttctaaaaaatgtaaatattgttttattttatttttcaattaagaaCATTGTTGTTTTTGTTTTCATGTCATTTATGGTATGCATAGTGTGTAACTTTAGTTCATATacctttataaattataaatataaaagatgTTAACTAGcgatacaaagaaaattttaaatggTCACAAAAATAAACGATTTTGTTCTTAATAAAATAGTTATttaattctaaatttaaaagaaatatttttaaattgtgtTTTAAAAAAGGAtccatattttttacaaaagctGACTGAAACTGGTCGGTTGATGCTATTCAATGACAAAATGAAATTCAGAAATTATCATTAACAATTATTAAAGTACAATAATTTTAGTCGTATCAAATTTATGTCTCATATGTAAAAAAAACTTAAATCATGTACCTTGTTCGGTTTGCGCCCATATTTTTCTGTAAAACGACTTTCCCATAATTTGACACGAACTTTATATTTTTGATAGTTTGTTTTAAAGACTGGATCCTCTAGTATTTCCATGTTTTCTTAAAGAgtagaaaatttgtattcatttataacttcgtaatattgaattattatatactGGAGGTTAGGTTGCACGATTGTCGATAATCTTATAGAATCACCCGCGTAATACTTAGAGGCTCGAAAGTTAAGATCGCACGACGCCTGTCATTCGTAAAACGTTTCAACAGCATGGGTACTTTTGAAATAATGTCATTTTATATACTTTATTtcacaaattttgttttaaaaatacaagaatTTTATCTTTATTGTATATCGTACAATCATAGCTTAGTTATGTTACAAGttactaattaatttttttatgaaataatttttaggaTTATAATTTTCTGCTTGAAATAACGAAATAATGAAACAATCCATTTTAATTATatagtaacattttttttctattgttaTCATTGATGCACCGATTGTATGTACCTATTTGGTCACGTAGGTTGGTTTTCTGAAAATTTCACACACATGTATAAAATCATTAAACAATAACTATTATCTTTTTCAAATGTTTTCCATTGTTTTcttaattgttattttttattgttcgtaaaatttattcttcgttGTAATAGACGATtcatttaaaaatgaatttctttatttctttggaGTAACTAAGCGGCTGTCTTTGTTCTTTCAAGTCGCTCTATTCACGGGTGGAGTCTTTACGTGACGTTGTTCACCTGTATGCGTTATGTTGTGTTTGTgtagaatatttatatacatataatgcgCTTGGTGACATTCCTATATGTAGTAACACAATATAGAACAGTAAGCTTCGGAGCTGTATTACGGACAATgttgatttgaatttttaaacattgtacgaCTGCAAAATGACTATCATTCATTTGCGAAGTTATCTTTCCAACAATTTGACGTGAATTATTTTCTCAGTCTCTAATGTCATATATCGAGATTCGAACTTTGAAAACCACATGCTATGTAAGAAACTTTGTCCTTTTTAACGAGAGGGTAGTCAATGCTTACCGATCTTTTTTTGTAGGGTCTCATCCGATACAAATATATATCGATTAAACGAATATGTAGCGTAACGAAGAATTTGTACAGAGTGAGTTtcaagtttgaaaccaaaattgaatattataaaaagtAGAATAAGTAATTGTCTTTTTACCTGTATAGAAAAttatcgtataaagtaaaaaGTTCAACAATCAAATAAGTTTGAAGAGTTTATCTTCTTTATCgtgacgtacaacgattaagaaTTAAATGTCGTTTAATCCATTTATCATCGTACCGCGAAATTCAATCTTTAGAAAAAACGTTTCATATGCGCCAACCTAATACATTATTTGATCACTGATCGAATACGCACGCTTGCGCGGCGCCGGTCGAACGGTGTCGCTAGCTGGCGGCGACTCGTCGGATCAGTGTAAGGCAAGATGGCCGAGCGGTGGTGACGGGTCGTGGAATGTACGGCTGGAGAATTGGTGATCTCGGCGCAGCGCGGATGGCCTAGCGATGGCCGAGTTCAACATCGACATCGGCAAGCTCCCGGAGGACGTGCGGGAGAAACTTGCTGAGCTGGATCTCGAGTTATCCGAAGGTAAGTAGACAACCAGATTTTCTCGATGCGCCGCTACGCAAACCCTTTCTGACTCACCCCGTGACTGCACACCAGAGAAAGAATCCCCTAGCCCCCTTAGTTGATAAAATCGATAGTTGCTTCACTGTTGCCGTTTTGCTCCCTCGTAACCGCGTACACTAGCTTTTGAAAAATCTTCTCGTGTCGGAACGAAGCTTTTTCCCGTTCCCTGTCAAACATTAATTATAAGAAAGAGATTTGGAATTCCTCCAAACGTGTCTGTCCCGATCGCGACACTCGGGTGTTCCTATCGACCGCGCCTCGCTCTATACATATCGTtctttgcattttcttttgGATCATCGACGATGACTGTTCCTTATCCTTCCTTTTTGATGCATTTTGAATTACCGACGACCCTTACCTACGATCCTGTGACGctcgatgcttgaaacgaatctcgTGAAACCTGTTCGTACGCATCGTTCGAAACCGGTGGCCAGTTTATCGGATTGAATTTCCCGATAGAACAGGATTCAACGTCGTTTACGTGTACTTTTTTCTCGTGCAAAATTGTTTAAACGGTCCAATACCTCCGAAGGAGAGTTAATCGGTTTCAGAAAATTTGAAGTACACGAAACTGACTCCTCGCATGGCGTACGTCTCGAATGTACCTAGATGTCCTCGAAGTGTCTCGACGATCTTTCGATTAAACGATTCTATTTTCAGCATAAAACGAGTGCTTCGTAATAACATGTTGGATAAAGTAAAAAGATGAAACCTGGCAAAACACTTCACGACAGAAAGGAATGTTCAACAATTGAACACGCACGACTAACCCACGGTCACCTAATAAGTTAATAACAAACTGACGTATGCAAATCTTTCAATATAGAAATGTCAGTTACGTGTACAATTAAAATACGGTCTGTATACAAAGGTCTGTCGAAGGAAATATAGAATATCCTGTGAAATAAATTAGCATTAGTCGACGATTGTAAACGTAACCAAAGAAATTATGAAGTTTTCTCGCCACAGGGATCTGATCGAAACATTATAGAGATCTTCGTATTCGGAAACACGCGGATTTTGGAAAATAGTTTCGGTAGTTGATACCTGTGTAAGATaataaacaaacgaacaaataatcctTACGAGCGACAATatggaaataaaattacgagGACACCGCCAGGAATCTTTTTTCTGCGATTTGGGCAGAGTTCGTCAGCTACACAATCATTCTGCGAGCTCATTTGTATTTGCAGTTTCGTCTTTCGTAACGAGCTATCGACCGGTTTCTCGTGTCATCCCCGAATACTTGGCACACTTTGACGAAGTATACGAGTAGAAAAACTGACGCGTATCTCGTTAATAAAGTTTCGAGGTCCATTGGAGTCTGGCGTTTGGTTGGAACAGTGGTTaaagaacgaaatatttccgAGTTTGAGGTGGTGTCGATTCGACGGCCGCTACAAATTAGCGACGGTTTACTGCAATATTGTTTAGTACCACAGGTAACTGCTATGTTCGCCACTGACAGTTTGCACCGGTGGTGCCTCGTTcttgaaaattaaacatttaaacGCGATTCTTGCGCGTTCGATTCCTACTTGGACTTTTAAAACAGATTTCCAGTTTTATTgctttatcgaacgatactcgGAAAAGTCATATTTCTCGTGGGATGTCGTACGTGTGGTCGCGACTGTAGAAAATCGTTTAGCAAGCGAAGAGAACGAACGTGTAGTAGGATCGTGGCTGGAAATTCGGGGCCGAGTTGGCGGAATATTTCGAACCGGAATAAACGAACCGACTCCTCAAAATATCTTTCTCGACCGTTGAAGAACAAGACGAGCGTGTCGTCGTTTCAGCAGAGTTCGCATGGGTGTCCCGTGGCCACGCGTCTCATCGTTACAGGTGTGATGTTTCGAGTCTGCTTCCCGCGGCCTCTTGACTCGTTGGACGGTTCGCTTGTTTGCATTCGAAGTTAGAAATTGTTACACCGAGAGGCCGACCGGTTTCTTCCTTGCAGCCCCTTGGTCGAACGGTTGTCTCGTCCGTTCGCAATTTAAAGGGATCCCTAGTATTTTTCATGGCCGTTTACTTTCCGCACGGTCAACCGTGTTCCACGTGGAAAAGTACGGAGGATTCAAACGGGCCACGTGACTGTCAACTACTGTTTTCGACGCAACTCGCAGCGTTCGGACTTTGTTTCCTCGACGAAACAAAAAATGCTGGATCCAATATGGCCAccgaaaattatacattttttatattttcacgaaGATTATTACTCGGTCCATTGAAGTTCGCCGAGCGagtaattttcgtaaaatacagtttacgtattacgaaaaataaagGTGGCCAATATCGAAAATCGCAGGACGAaatttttacgattaaaataattcatcgaTTATTATTCTTACCAAAATAATGCACACTCGAAGGAATTTATATAAATCCGTTACGGTTCAATTTTACAACTATTCCAATCGCGAATTTTTTCAATGTATCGTTGTTCGCCATTTAAAATTTTGGAAATCCGACTCGAAAATCGTTGCCAGCAACTCCCTCTCCTCCTTCGCGAAGCTTTGAAATTATTAGACCGACGTAACGCTCTCGTGTCTCAAAGCGTTAACGAATCGCCACTGCTCGGAGTCCCCGTACCTTTGGACTAACTTCTGGACTCGACTTAATCTTTTGCGATCGATATCGTCTCGCAAAGTGGTATCATTCGACGTGCAATTCGGTTGGAAAATGGTGGGTCTAAAAACAAAACGGGGGGAATTTTGCGGCCACTCTTTGGAACGAGAGTCAGCCCGAAGCCGTAGAAGATCGAGCTATGATAACTAAATATAGAGCGTTGTCGATCGATACGTTTTCGACGAGCGATAACCTCTGTTAAGAAGATTATGCTTTTCGCGTGTCTAACGAGATTCGAGAGCCGTGTACGCGTTCAAGCTTAGGAACGTTAACATCTAATATCGTTTCTACGCGATATCCTCCGGCGGCCATGTGACGTCAGCTGGACGGGTCACCGTTCATCTTCACGGAGCTTTATTTGCATGTGAGGTAATTGCGCAGATTACCCGTTCGTGCGTATTTCAATTGAAACCGACTACATACGCTCGCCTCGAGAGGAATTCTGTGGAGAGTTTTGGACGCGACGAAACGCTCTTTGAGCGATAAAAGGTGTGGACGTGGTCTGCCCGAGCCCGATAACCGATTTATGCCTTCTTTGCGCCGGGAAGGCAAACGGAAGGCTTTTTTATCCGAATCTGGATATAAAAATGAAGGAAGTAATTCACGATCGAACGAGTTCAGTGATCGTAGATACTCATGGCCAAGGTCGTTATCGGTGAAGAAGGTGTATCGTTTCGGTCGGGTTCGAACTATCCTACCTAAAGATAAAATGATAAGCCAGCGGAAATTTCGACGACTGGTATCGAGGCAAACACCGTGGACTGTGCGAGCTGTACGGATGGTCGAGAAACGGTGTTCCACTTTGAGCCCAAGTGTCGTTACTTCACCCAGCAATTAACTGGGGTTGACGTAATCGTAATGGAAACTCTTTCGACGACGACAATAATCGTGGATGCAAGAACAGAATTCGTCTCTGCTCTCGATacgcgttcctttcgtcgtcccCCGTCCTCTCCTTGATACCGTAAGTCATAAGTGCAAGGTACTTCCTTCTACAAAACCAGATCTGCTGGTTTGCTAGGCAAAACAAAGGAACGCATCGGTTCTAGTTCGACATTTTTCGATGTTTTCTTTCTATTCGAGGTTCTAGTACCGGAGCAACTCTTGTAATTTCATCGTTTCCGTTTCCGTTCTATTTTTGATAACTATAATCGATGAAATCGTGTCAACGCGACAAGATACCACTGCTTAATTCTTTATTTCTCGAGACGCCTTGCGTAGCTTCGTCCGCTCGATGTACAGCTACATACGTATGGATACAAAAAATTCATACAATTATTTAAATCGCGTACAAATATATTCGCATAGTTTTATATCTACGTCTTCGTTTGTTtccttcgataagtttcttgaaAATTGTGCGATTTCTAGCGCTGAAAATCAGAACACCCTTCCGAATCGGCTCGTTAACTTCGATTTAGctgtaaaaattaatcgactcGGTAATCGACAGCGTTACACGTAATCGTGCGATGTAACGAGAAAATGTTGCCTCGTTTATTCGACGATACGATTTATCTACGAGTCATTAAACGCTACTCACGCCGGCGCACTGCACCTGTTATCTAACGTTTCAACGATCCACGGCCTGGGGTTTTCGTTGCTTCTAATTTCGgctaatttatttctttatttatcggCTCACAGCGTAATATTAAAACCGGTTCGTCGGTGGTCAAGGTTCTCCTTGAAATATTAGACGGTGCGTCGAGTTAGAATTTTACTCGCcaagttttacttta includes these proteins:
- the Recq4 gene encoding recQ4 helicase, producing MEILEDPVFKTNYQKYKVRVKLWESRFTEKYGRKPNKNDIKEADIKIKESYKMYWKLKTRALEETLTDITFSDEVQDNIPDITSMQTAVEETKEDNKLFIENNKQDTDNTDKKDDGNTDKKQVETINKEDIEIISKKDTENIDPYGHKNQSVVNDSTIDKSECKNVKGVWGDHLSKSNEQVSKKKQTLPISKSSFQLSQNKFTSSNFTKRNPRKSLSMSKIKSKSEKDVNTGISENMGQSICLDASKKDSFDANEEIKPVFGEPVKVIYVEHKSATQSISTVQQLMEGHIVNRNLNPGWLDRCTKQNNLEYTLLDLQRLSGTSDSGIESMESSIQSPKEDIPLLVTTRSVQDEVLDEEDFICNSDSEEERRHKRIRNIKKRFSDQKNHAKRLCTDNHTNSLIENVTTSNVQEKCDDINATSIPTIKGNNIGDKCLSNVTNLTDKSDNYNNDTNTPNSETAEKISNEIQPRRKSFRRIKHVSSDNSDPDFNVNDKQYTKHKVLKKTRTNLRKSETSAKGINLKTEKESIIRTKKSSRKKKNVLDVDKALLEPEAVDPKSVRDKEPTIYAIETLQAVPRFAIKKSNQGDLIEQCTKSVSSTIDNSTASFVASIKSNGKLTNKEKLEKKLADGKVNENFVRINLKKKVFVRGKKNFNFSKYKKNQWKQKKKELGSSEGSLEVADFVEKHGVSTCFKCGDVGHFSRNCPNRKNDDLIPLDEIDESLQFPTLEEAQQMASKNALMAHANKIDCLPKRSLYFSKEENEKEVKDEAEDKIDDNNLWEPIEDEELLCEHKIPEDLISKLLPPEIDSVQALYELKEDQSCIDTPLEVFETLRKFGYETFRLGQEKAVMRILSGQSTLVTLSTGSGKSLCYQLPAYLYSKYSNCITLVISPLVSLMDDQVTGVPSFLSAACLHTGQTQKVRDNVMQAVKQGKLNILLVSPEAVVAGEKSTGFGALFRQLPPIAFACIDEAHCISQWSHNFRPSYLMVSRVLREKLGVKTVLALTATATKATSESIVNHLGIHDGMAGVISEIPMPRNLLLTASRDENRDQALIKLLQSERFQKCNSIIVYCTRREECARIASILRVSLQDEHNHIPNSKISSIAETYHAGLSAYRRKIVQKAFMNGQTKIVVATVAFGMGLNKPDIRSVIHYNMPGTFESYVQEVGRAGRDGDLAHCHLFLSPKEDSDKWELRRHIFANGVDRYTIRRLLQKVFVPCSCSKIREKNTDRRCPGHEVALPIDETVPALDITEEMISTLLCYLELHPKRFITVLSSVYVRARVSSYSGSQALKLVAQSSPPLAMAIALDLQKDISHENSNIIEFPVVDIASAIGWDSGVVKSHLKNLEWKIVNGTYKRSAISVKYDKLGLRVRAPGDLTEDELDEALDILVSCAQTQEILALQQLETISTTLQNFSKQSVTECLVMNEEMTIKSDELKNVIRNYFDGKVLFEINSQQQMKVENETQVAADVRNLIVNYRDNNFNGRAVARIFHGIQSPNYSAYVWKKCRFWRAHLSCNFNALCQIATREILALR